The following proteins are encoded in a genomic region of Oryctolagus cuniculus chromosome 13, mOryCun1.1, whole genome shotgun sequence:
- the LOC103350904 gene encoding uncharacterized protein isoform X2, which translates to MSIESPVVRHFSCARTLVCSSLRWALSDVLLGSGEIKIRKEILTQSLVVEFALPRGSGLSCMSSPPVRQPCLSFSDGGIYKPLLLHMLEKKGRLGLLQVMSPVQAVFNMPGAVAPYHQNMRLCPKMDVIYHYYLAASAAHVDVINPGIGYPVFWGPSPFVEQSYHCAEVLEHESSQGKSGCSARMLGCCPTPPPHVTNSQEVEEAAEDWTATDHGNAQSGPGMDARYQQTVWACPEPKGMNCYYFGDAAAAYAGAYPAGASSQVGWGPGTFVGCPYRWAQVAELPDTHTDTDTEEEAEQDPAAPAAEYEAPCGFRLWPRKAIEDGPSPWAPAPT; encoded by the exons ATGTCCATTGAATCACCTGTTGTCAGGCACTTTAGCTGTGCTAGAACTCTTGTTTGCTCATCTCTAAGATGGGCATTGTCAGATGTCTTGTTGGGAAGTGGAGAAATAAAGATAAGGAAGGAAATCCTTACACAGAGCCTGGTAGTGGAGTTTGCCCTCCCTAGAGGCAGTGGCCTGAGCTGCATGTCCAGCCCTCCAGTGAGGCAGCCGTGTCTGTCTTTCTCAGATGGTGGAATATACAAACCCTTGCTACTCCACATGCTGGAAAAGAAAGGCCGGCTTGGATTGCTGCAAGTTATGTCACCGGTTCAAGCTGTGTTCAA CATGCCTGGCGCAGTTGCTCCATACCACCAGAACATGAGGCTCTGCCCAAAAATGGACGTGATATACCACTACTACTTAGCTGCCTCAGCAGCTCACGTGGATGTCATCAACCCCGGCATTGGCTACCCAGTCTTCTGGGGTCCCAGCCCCTTCGTAGAGCAGTCCTACCACTGTGCGGAGGTGCTGGAACATGAGTCCTCCCAAGGGaaatctggctgctctgctcggATGCTGGGGTGCTGCCCGACCCCACCGCCACATG TGACCAACAgccaggaagtggaggaggcgGCAGAGGACTGGACGGCGACAGATCATGGAAACGCCCAATCCGG GCCTGGCATGGACGCCAGGTACCAGCAGACCGTTTGGGCCTGCCCCGAACCCAAGGGCATGAACTGCTACTACTTCGGGGACGCCGCGGCGGCCTACGCGGGTGCATACCCCGCTGGCGCGTCCTCCCAGGTCGGCTGGGGCCCCGGCACCTTTGTGGGCTGCCCCTACCGCTGGGCGCAGGTTGCAGAGT TGCCTGACACCCACACTGACACCGACACCGAGGAGGAGGCGGAGCAGGACCCGGCGGCGCCCGCAGCTGAGTACGAGGCCCCTTGCGG ctttcggctatggcctaggaaagcaatagaagatggtccaagtccctgggcccctgcacccacatag
- the LOC103350904 gene encoding uncharacterized protein isoform X3 yields the protein MSIESPVVRHFSCARTLVCSSLRWALSDVLLGSGEIKIRKEILTQSLVVEFALPRGSGLSCMSSPPVRQPCLSFSDGGIYKPLLLHMLEKKGRLGLLQVMSPVQAVFNMPGAVAPYHQNMRLCPKMDVIYHYYLAASAAHVDVINPGIGYPVFWGPSPFVEQSYHCAEVLEHESSQGKSGCSARMLGCCPTPPPHVTNSQEVEEAAEDWTATDHGNAQSGPGMDARYQQTVWACPEPKGMNCYYFGDAAAAYAGAYPAGASSQCLTPTLTPTPRRRRSRTRRRPQLSTRPLAAFGYGLGKQ from the exons ATGTCCATTGAATCACCTGTTGTCAGGCACTTTAGCTGTGCTAGAACTCTTGTTTGCTCATCTCTAAGATGGGCATTGTCAGATGTCTTGTTGGGAAGTGGAGAAATAAAGATAAGGAAGGAAATCCTTACACAGAGCCTGGTAGTGGAGTTTGCCCTCCCTAGAGGCAGTGGCCTGAGCTGCATGTCCAGCCCTCCAGTGAGGCAGCCGTGTCTGTCTTTCTCAGATGGTGGAATATACAAACCCTTGCTACTCCACATGCTGGAAAAGAAAGGCCGGCTTGGATTGCTGCAAGTTATGTCACCGGTTCAAGCTGTGTTCAA CATGCCTGGCGCAGTTGCTCCATACCACCAGAACATGAGGCTCTGCCCAAAAATGGACGTGATATACCACTACTACTTAGCTGCCTCAGCAGCTCACGTGGATGTCATCAACCCCGGCATTGGCTACCCAGTCTTCTGGGGTCCCAGCCCCTTCGTAGAGCAGTCCTACCACTGTGCGGAGGTGCTGGAACATGAGTCCTCCCAAGGGaaatctggctgctctgctcggATGCTGGGGTGCTGCCCGACCCCACCGCCACATG TGACCAACAgccaggaagtggaggaggcgGCAGAGGACTGGACGGCGACAGATCATGGAAACGCCCAATCCGG GCCTGGCATGGACGCCAGGTACCAGCAGACCGTTTGGGCCTGCCCCGAACCCAAGGGCATGAACTGCTACTACTTCGGGGACGCCGCGGCGGCCTACGCGGGTGCATACCCCGCTGGCGCGTCCTCCCAG TGCCTGACACCCACACTGACACCGACACCGAGGAGGAGGCGGAGCAGGACCCGGCGGCGCCCGCAGCTGAGTACGAGGCCCCTTGCGG ctttcggctatggcctaggaaagcaatag
- the LOC103350904 gene encoding uncharacterized protein isoform X5 codes for MPGAVAPYHQNMRLCPKMDVIYHYYLAASAAHVDVINPGIGYPVFWGPSPFVEQSYHCAEVLEHESSQGKSGCSARMLGCCPTPPPHVTNSQEVEEAAEDWTATDHGNAQSGPGMDARYQQTVWACPEPKGMNCYYFGDAAAAYAGAYPAGASSQCLTPTLTPTPRRRRSRTRRRPQLSTRPLAAFGYGLGKQ; via the exons ATGCCTGGCGCAGTTGCTCCATACCACCAGAACATGAGGCTCTGCCCAAAAATGGACGTGATATACCACTACTACTTAGCTGCCTCAGCAGCTCACGTGGATGTCATCAACCCCGGCATTGGCTACCCAGTCTTCTGGGGTCCCAGCCCCTTCGTAGAGCAGTCCTACCACTGTGCGGAGGTGCTGGAACATGAGTCCTCCCAAGGGaaatctggctgctctgctcggATGCTGGGGTGCTGCCCGACCCCACCGCCACATG TGACCAACAgccaggaagtggaggaggcgGCAGAGGACTGGACGGCGACAGATCATGGAAACGCCCAATCCGG GCCTGGCATGGACGCCAGGTACCAGCAGACCGTTTGGGCCTGCCCCGAACCCAAGGGCATGAACTGCTACTACTTCGGGGACGCCGCGGCGGCCTACGCGGGTGCATACCCCGCTGGCGCGTCCTCCCAG TGCCTGACACCCACACTGACACCGACACCGAGGAGGAGGCGGAGCAGGACCCGGCGGCGCCCGCAGCTGAGTACGAGGCCCCTTGCGG ctttcggctatggcctaggaaagcaatag
- the LOC103350904 gene encoding uncharacterized protein isoform X4, translated as MLEKKGRLGLLQVMSPVQAVFNMPGAVAPYHQNMRLCPKMDVIYHYYLAASAAHVDVINPGIGYPVFWGPSPFVEQSYHCAEVLEHESSQGKSGCSARMLGCCPTPPPHVTNSQEVEEAAEDWTATDHGNAQSGPGMDARYQQTVWACPEPKGMNCYYFGDAAAAYAGAYPAGASSQCLTPTLTPTPRRRRSRTRRRPQLSTRPLAGKTAREWRRPSIRNTPCGPTLGSGAGRGPRGEVGCGLPRATGPRLPH; from the exons ATGCTGGAAAAGAAAGGCCGGCTTGGATTGCTGCAAGTTATGTCACCGGTTCAAGCTGTGTTCAA CATGCCTGGCGCAGTTGCTCCATACCACCAGAACATGAGGCTCTGCCCAAAAATGGACGTGATATACCACTACTACTTAGCTGCCTCAGCAGCTCACGTGGATGTCATCAACCCCGGCATTGGCTACCCAGTCTTCTGGGGTCCCAGCCCCTTCGTAGAGCAGTCCTACCACTGTGCGGAGGTGCTGGAACATGAGTCCTCCCAAGGGaaatctggctgctctgctcggATGCTGGGGTGCTGCCCGACCCCACCGCCACATG TGACCAACAgccaggaagtggaggaggcgGCAGAGGACTGGACGGCGACAGATCATGGAAACGCCCAATCCGG GCCTGGCATGGACGCCAGGTACCAGCAGACCGTTTGGGCCTGCCCCGAACCCAAGGGCATGAACTGCTACTACTTCGGGGACGCCGCGGCGGCCTACGCGGGTGCATACCCCGCTGGCGCGTCCTCCCAG TGCCTGACACCCACACTGACACCGACACCGAGGAGGAGGCGGAGCAGGACCCGGCGGCGCCCGCAGCTGAGTACGAGGCCCCTTGCGGGTAAGACTGCGCGCgagtggcgccggccctccatcCGCAACACCCCGTGTGGCCCGACACTGGGCAGCGGAGCTGGGCGAGGGCCGCGGGGAGAGGTGGGCTGTGGCCTGCCAAGGGCCACGGGGCCCCGGCTCCCCCACTGA
- the LOC103350904 gene encoding uncharacterized protein isoform X1 → MSIESPVVRHFSCARTLVCSSLRWALSDVLLGSGEIKIRKEILTQSLVVEFALPRGSGLSCMSSPPVRQPCLSFSDGGIYKPLLLHMLEKKGRLGLLQVMSPVQAVFNMPGAVAPYHQNMRLCPKMDVIYHYYLAASAAHVDVINPGIGYPVFWGPSPFVEQSYHCAEVLEHESSQGKSGCSARMLGCCPTPPPHVTNSQEVEEAAEDWTATDHGNAQSGPGMDARYQQTVWACPEPKGMNCYYFGDAAAAYAGAYPAGASSQCLTPTLTPTPRRRRSRTRRRPQLSTRPLAGKTAREWRRPSIRNTPCGPTLGSGAGRGPRGEVGCGLPRATGPRLPH, encoded by the exons ATGTCCATTGAATCACCTGTTGTCAGGCACTTTAGCTGTGCTAGAACTCTTGTTTGCTCATCTCTAAGATGGGCATTGTCAGATGTCTTGTTGGGAAGTGGAGAAATAAAGATAAGGAAGGAAATCCTTACACAGAGCCTGGTAGTGGAGTTTGCCCTCCCTAGAGGCAGTGGCCTGAGCTGCATGTCCAGCCCTCCAGTGAGGCAGCCGTGTCTGTCTTTCTCAGATGGTGGAATATACAAACCCTTGCTACTCCACATGCTGGAAAAGAAAGGCCGGCTTGGATTGCTGCAAGTTATGTCACCGGTTCAAGCTGTGTTCAA CATGCCTGGCGCAGTTGCTCCATACCACCAGAACATGAGGCTCTGCCCAAAAATGGACGTGATATACCACTACTACTTAGCTGCCTCAGCAGCTCACGTGGATGTCATCAACCCCGGCATTGGCTACCCAGTCTTCTGGGGTCCCAGCCCCTTCGTAGAGCAGTCCTACCACTGTGCGGAGGTGCTGGAACATGAGTCCTCCCAAGGGaaatctggctgctctgctcggATGCTGGGGTGCTGCCCGACCCCACCGCCACATG TGACCAACAgccaggaagtggaggaggcgGCAGAGGACTGGACGGCGACAGATCATGGAAACGCCCAATCCGG GCCTGGCATGGACGCCAGGTACCAGCAGACCGTTTGGGCCTGCCCCGAACCCAAGGGCATGAACTGCTACTACTTCGGGGACGCCGCGGCGGCCTACGCGGGTGCATACCCCGCTGGCGCGTCCTCCCAG TGCCTGACACCCACACTGACACCGACACCGAGGAGGAGGCGGAGCAGGACCCGGCGGCGCCCGCAGCTGAGTACGAGGCCCCTTGCGGGTAAGACTGCGCGCgagtggcgccggccctccatcCGCAACACCCCGTGTGGCCCGACACTGGGCAGCGGAGCTGGGCGAGGGCCGCGGGGAGAGGTGGGCTGTGGCCTGCCAAGGGCCACGGGGCCCCGGCTCCCCCACTGA